The Arvicanthis niloticus isolate mArvNil1 chromosome 9, mArvNil1.pat.X, whole genome shotgun sequence genomic interval ACACCAGTTGTTCTATCAGTGGTTTAACTCGCTCCGGGTCTCCAAAAATCCTGCCTGCTGCTTCtgtcatcctagccacaaagtctgagaatggctcttgggggCCTTGTAATATTTTCATTAGGTGTCCCCCAGCCtcacctttctttgagagggCTTTCCATGCTTTAATAGCGGCAGTGGAGATCTGGCCGTATGCTCCCCAATCGTAGTCTGTCTGATTATTAACAAACTGTCCTTGCCCTGTTAACAATTCAAACGTCCACTGTCTTTGATTGCCTTCCAAATTGGCGTTGGCCCTTGCCTGTActtgagaagcatcatgccataaggctttccattccatgtactgtcccatattagggagagcagcttttactgtattttgccaATCATTCGGAGTCATCACCATAGTGGCAAGTCTCTCAAGCTGCATGATTGTAAAATTAACATCAAATCCATATCTGTTAACTGATTCAGTAAGTTCCTTAATAGGGGTATATTCTATCGGTGCATGGATGCGACCCCCCTCCGCAGCCTCAAATACCGGAAAGGCttgtaataactttcttttatctccctttgaAAGGAAGGAATCTGAGCAGCACTTGTCCGCATAAGGCAGAGGGGTGCTGGGGACAATAGGTCGGGAGGTCGAAACAGGCTGAGAGGCCGTGTGGTTCttatctcctgttttcttttgctttcgatTTTGCAGCGGCAGCCGCTCATCTGGATGGTACCTTTCCTCCTCATAGCCGGCTGCCTCTTCATCTAAGTCTTCCTCCTCAGAGGGGCTTAGTTCCTCCGACTCAGAGCTATCAAGCTCTAAGGCCTCCAGTTCTTTTACCGGATAAAGAGGTTTCTTTTCCGgggccttttctccctccttacgCTTCTCTCCCAGGGCGTCCTTTTCCTTATCTTTCGCTTCCGCAGACTGGGTGTCTTTGGAAGGGTCTTTTTTCTTAggcatgccttttcttttttctttgtgagctCCCAACATTTTATCCCGctctgtttctgacatgctgtcttgCAACTCCTCTAACACTCCCTGGCCAGCCGCTACAGTCAAGCGGCATTTCTCGTGCTGCAAAAACGATCTCACTAGCTTCCACAGTGGTCTAGTTCCAGGCTTTAATTTCCCATTCTGCGTTTCTCTAATCAAGTCACCCTCCAATTTGTCCCAGGAGGTGAGCGTTAATGACCCTGAGCATATATACCAGGGCACCATGCGGTCGACCTCCTTCACAAACCCCTCCAACGTTTTTGTACAAACTTTTAATTCATGCTGTTGCAAGAGCGACTGAAGCACCATGATCACCGAATGTAAAGCTCCCATGCTGCTCTCTTATTTACGAGAGAAgctgacacacagagaggggcacCGTGGCTTATCTACGTCTGTCTAACCGTGCCCAACGGCGGCAAGCCTTTTAACAAGAATATTTGtggaagcaaaatgaaaccaaaaggacGAGAACGAGCGCTGCTAGCACAATAGTGAAAGCTTCAAGAGCTCCTGCCAACtggggagagagatgagacaaatcaagaccaaacatgcctctcagagcttacctttgtcctgcagttctgaatcctccccGTGGATGGGGGGTCTCCTCGGCGCTGGTGATGGTGGGTAACCCAGGTTTTGGCACCAGCTGTGACCCGCGCAATTGtctcgccagcaagaacgcaTGCtggcaccaggatccttctgcagcaagcatttattgcgatggaaagaggaagaccccGAGCCCTGAAAAGGCACTgcctatatacaccctagagtggcctgctcacttctaattggctgcttgctTATTACCTCGTATTACaccccgggttgggcagtgacttggcgcgctttcaccacttgcacatgcGCAGTCTACTTATTACTTGCAGGAGCACCAGAT includes:
- the LOC117714947 gene encoding LOW QUALITY PROTEIN: igE-binding protein-like (The sequence of the model RefSeq protein was modified relative to this genomic sequence to represent the inferred CDS: substituted 1 base at 1 genomic stop codon); translated protein: MGALHSVIMVLQSLLQQHELKVCTKTLEGFVKEVDRMVPWYICSGSLTLTSWDKLEGDLIRETQNGKLKPGTRPLWKLVRSFLQHEKCRLTVAAGQGVLEELQDSMSETERDKMLGAHKEKRKGMPKKKDPSKDTQSAEAKDKEKDALGEKRKEGEKAPEKKPLYPVKELEALELDSSESEELSPSEEEDLDEEAAGYEEERYHPDERLPLQNRKQKKTGDKNHTASQPVSTSRPIVPSTPLPYADKCCSDSFLSKGDKRKLLQAFPVFEAAEGGRIHAPIEYTPIKELTESVNRYGFDVNFTIMQLERLATMVMTPNDWQNTVKAALPNMGQYMEWKALWHDASQVQARANANLEGNQRQWTFELLTGQGQFVNNQTDYDWGAYGQISTAAIKAWKALSKKGEAGGHLMKILQGPQEPFSDFVARMTEAAGRIFGDPERVKPLIEQLVYKNASPECKAVITPRRSKGLTDRIKVCRGFGGPLTNAGLAAAILQSQNCPSPGSRKVCYNCGKPGHLKXECRASMQKRTPGLCTKCRKGYHWANECHSVRDIQGKLIQYGSPPVGRDESIPKNGFLGPRSQGPPKYGTQVSNWRTPLAAELQGAPQDWTAIPPPNSY